The Daucus carota subsp. sativus chromosome 2, DH1 v3.0, whole genome shotgun sequence genome includes a window with the following:
- the LOC108208829 gene encoding regulator of nonsense transcripts UPF3 isoform X2, which yields MKGVADRTKVVLRHLPPTITQPVLMDQIDDRFGKRYKLISFRPGNNSAKHQICARAYLDFQKPEDVIEFADLFGGHVFVNEKGTRFKTVVEYAPSQRVAKHLSKKDGREGTIYKDPVYMEFLESIAKPIENLPSAEIQLERREAERVGAVKDAPIVTPLMQFVRQKRAAKGGSRRFLANGKPARTGGISSGTSVSVAVRRGSEKNKYITRDTAKRTGSKEKSAYIIVPKRNDQQIMEKAISDAASGTKIVGEERGLPGTTEMGKKKILLLKGREKEISHASVDLSLKQTTSSPVKNSIGVTAPRQNNQQEASGKIIKGILLNKDLRKNTSMVQFNTRNQVLYQEKDKKVPHSPKEKTFLDANGNNSVKTEKQEKRARNKGRPERGVWTALSRSEGSNASNESLPSANSVHSQSLDPREGGQGDSKKNMLASKREELKHVGRGHHISVDNSSYKHSGRHGLQHNGKDTDGPMIIGEGKPFKKGLSSGYSSHEKQVWVQKSSSGS from the exons ATGAAAGGCGTCGCCGATCGCACCAAAGTGGTGCTAAGGCACTTGCCGCCGACGATTACTCAGCCTGTGCTTATGGACCAAATCGATGATAGATTCGGCAAGCGCTACAAATTGATTTCGTTTCGCCCTGGCAACAACAG TGCAAAGCATCAGATCTGTGCTAGAGCCTATTTAGACTTCCAGAAGCCAGAGGATGTTATAGAATTTGCTGACCTCTTCGGTGGACATGTTTTTGTCAATGAAAAAG GAACCCGGTTTAAAACAGTGGTTGAGTACGCTCCTTCACAACGTGTAGCTAAGCATTTGTCTAAAAAGGATGGCCGTGAAGGAACTATATACAAAG ATCCAGTATATATGGAGTTCTTGGAATCTATAGCAAAGCCTATTGAAAATCTTCCCAGTGCTGAAATTCAATTAGAGAGGAGAGAGGCTGAACGAGTTG gtGCTGTAAAGGATGCTCCAATAGTCACACCTCTAATGCAATTTGTTCGTCAGAAAAGAGCTGCCAAGGGTGGATCTCGG AGATTTTTGGCTAATGGGAAGCCTGCCAGGACTGGTGGAATATCATCCGGAACTTCTGTTTCAGTTGCTGTTAGACGGGGTTCTGAGAAAAACAAG TATATTACAAGAGATACTGCAAAAAGAACTGGCAGCAAAGAGAAATCAGCATATATCATTGTCCCCAAACGAAATGACCAACAAATTATGGAAAAAGCTATTTCAGATGCAGCATCAGGAACTAAAATTGTAGGAGAGGAAAGAG GGCTCCCTGGAACAACTGAAATGGGAAAGAAGAAAATATTACTACTGAAGGGCCGAGAAAAAGAAATCTCTCAT GCGTCTGTGGACTTGTCTCTAAAGCAAACTACATCGTCACCTGTTAAAAATTCTATTGGGGTAACTGCTCCCAGACAGAATAACCAACAAGAGGCTAGTGGAAAGATTATAAAAGGCATACTTCTCAATAAAGATTTGCGTAAAAATACTTCCATGGTTCAATTTAATACACGTAACCAGGTTTTATATCAAGAGAAGGATAAAAAAGTACCTCATTCACCAAAAGAGAAGACTTTTCTTGATGCAAATGGAAATAATTCCGTTAAGACTGAGAAGCAGGAGAAGCGTGCAAGAAATAAGGGTAGACCTGAGCGCGGTGTTTGGACTGCTCTTAGTCGGTCAGAGGGATCAAATGCAAGTAATGAGTCATTGCCATCTGCTAATTCGGTGCATTCACAGTCATTAGATCCTAGAGAAG GAGGTCAAGGAGATTCAAAGAAGAACATGTTGGCTTCGAAGAGGGAAGAGCTCAAGCACGTTGGCAGGGGACATCATATTTCAGTTGATAATA GTTCTTATAAACACAGTGGTCGCCATGGGCTTCAACATAATGGAAAGGATACAGATGGCCCTATGATCATTGGGGAAGGAAAACCTTTTAAAAAGGGGCTTTCTTCTGGATATAGCTCTCACGAG AAACAGGTTTGGGTTCAAAAATCAAGTTCTGGATCTTAG
- the LOC108208829 gene encoding regulator of nonsense transcripts UPF3 isoform X1, whose protein sequence is MKGVADRTKVVLRHLPPTITQPVLMDQIDDRFGKRYKLISFRPGNNSAKHQICARAYLDFQKPEDVIEFADLFGGHVFVNEKGTRFKTVVEYAPSQRVAKHLSKKDGREGTIYKDPVYMEFLESIAKPIENLPSAEIQLERREAERVGAVKDAPIVTPLMQFVRQKRAAKGGSRQRFLANGKPARTGGISSGTSVSVAVRRGSEKNKYITRDTAKRTGSKEKSAYIIVPKRNDQQIMEKAISDAASGTKIVGEERGLPGTTEMGKKKILLLKGREKEISHASVDLSLKQTTSSPVKNSIGVTAPRQNNQQEASGKIIKGILLNKDLRKNTSMVQFNTRNQVLYQEKDKKVPHSPKEKTFLDANGNNSVKTEKQEKRARNKGRPERGVWTALSRSEGSNASNESLPSANSVHSQSLDPREGGQGDSKKNMLASKREELKHVGRGHHISVDNSSYKHSGRHGLQHNGKDTDGPMIIGEGKPFKKGLSSGYSSHEKQVWVQKSSSGS, encoded by the exons ATGAAAGGCGTCGCCGATCGCACCAAAGTGGTGCTAAGGCACTTGCCGCCGACGATTACTCAGCCTGTGCTTATGGACCAAATCGATGATAGATTCGGCAAGCGCTACAAATTGATTTCGTTTCGCCCTGGCAACAACAG TGCAAAGCATCAGATCTGTGCTAGAGCCTATTTAGACTTCCAGAAGCCAGAGGATGTTATAGAATTTGCTGACCTCTTCGGTGGACATGTTTTTGTCAATGAAAAAG GAACCCGGTTTAAAACAGTGGTTGAGTACGCTCCTTCACAACGTGTAGCTAAGCATTTGTCTAAAAAGGATGGCCGTGAAGGAACTATATACAAAG ATCCAGTATATATGGAGTTCTTGGAATCTATAGCAAAGCCTATTGAAAATCTTCCCAGTGCTGAAATTCAATTAGAGAGGAGAGAGGCTGAACGAGTTG gtGCTGTAAAGGATGCTCCAATAGTCACACCTCTAATGCAATTTGTTCGTCAGAAAAGAGCTGCCAAGGGTGGATCTCGG CAGAGATTTTTGGCTAATGGGAAGCCTGCCAGGACTGGTGGAATATCATCCGGAACTTCTGTTTCAGTTGCTGTTAGACGGGGTTCTGAGAAAAACAAG TATATTACAAGAGATACTGCAAAAAGAACTGGCAGCAAAGAGAAATCAGCATATATCATTGTCCCCAAACGAAATGACCAACAAATTATGGAAAAAGCTATTTCAGATGCAGCATCAGGAACTAAAATTGTAGGAGAGGAAAGAG GGCTCCCTGGAACAACTGAAATGGGAAAGAAGAAAATATTACTACTGAAGGGCCGAGAAAAAGAAATCTCTCAT GCGTCTGTGGACTTGTCTCTAAAGCAAACTACATCGTCACCTGTTAAAAATTCTATTGGGGTAACTGCTCCCAGACAGAATAACCAACAAGAGGCTAGTGGAAAGATTATAAAAGGCATACTTCTCAATAAAGATTTGCGTAAAAATACTTCCATGGTTCAATTTAATACACGTAACCAGGTTTTATATCAAGAGAAGGATAAAAAAGTACCTCATTCACCAAAAGAGAAGACTTTTCTTGATGCAAATGGAAATAATTCCGTTAAGACTGAGAAGCAGGAGAAGCGTGCAAGAAATAAGGGTAGACCTGAGCGCGGTGTTTGGACTGCTCTTAGTCGGTCAGAGGGATCAAATGCAAGTAATGAGTCATTGCCATCTGCTAATTCGGTGCATTCACAGTCATTAGATCCTAGAGAAG GAGGTCAAGGAGATTCAAAGAAGAACATGTTGGCTTCGAAGAGGGAAGAGCTCAAGCACGTTGGCAGGGGACATCATATTTCAGTTGATAATA GTTCTTATAAACACAGTGGTCGCCATGGGCTTCAACATAATGGAAAGGATACAGATGGCCCTATGATCATTGGGGAAGGAAAACCTTTTAAAAAGGGGCTTTCTTCTGGATATAGCTCTCACGAG AAACAGGTTTGGGTTCAAAAATCAAGTTCTGGATCTTAG
- the LOC108208830 gene encoding shaggy-related protein kinase kappa, with amino-acid sequence MASIGHRKVGSSRTVNGFNESSSSVDWLGREMLEMRLRDKDKVEHDEERDSEPEVVNGVGAEAGHVIRTTIGGRNGQSRQAISYIAEHVVGTGSFGVVCQAKCRETGEILAIKKVLQDKRYKNRELQIMQMLDHPNIVALKHSFFSTTDKEEVYLNLVLEFVPETVNRMARHYSRLNQRMPLIYVKLYTYQICRALAYIHNCIGICHRDIKPQNLLVNPHTHQLKLCDFGSAKVLVKGEPNVSYICSRYYRAPELIFGATEYTTAIDIWSTGCVMAELLLGQPLFPGESGVDQLVEIIKVLGTPTREEIKCMNPNYTEFKFPQIKPHPWHKVFQKHLPPEAVDLVCRFFQYSPNLRCTALEACIHPFFDELRNPDTRLPNGRPLPPLFNFKAPELAGIPAEILRRLIPDHARKQNSFMALHA; translated from the exons ATGGCAAGCATAGGACATAGGAAAGTAGGCAGTTCGAGAACTGTTAATGGCTTCAACGAGTCATCCAGTTCAGTTGACTGGCTGGGGAGGGAGATGCTTGAGATGAGATTAAGGGATAAGGACAAGGTGGAGCATGATGAGGAGAGA GACAGTGAACCTGAAGTAGTCAATGGTGTGGGAGCTGAAGCAGGGCATGTGATAAGAACTACTATTGGTGGTCGAAATGGTCAATCTAGGCAg GCTATCAGTTACATAGCGGAGCATGTAGTTGGAACAGGCTCTTTTGGCGTTGTTTGCCAA GCAaagtgcagagaaactggtgagATCCTTGCTATTAAGAAGGTTCTTCAAGACAAGCGCTACAAGAATAGGGAGTTGCAGATTATGCAAATGTTGGACCATCCAAATATTGTTGCTCTTAAGCATTCTTTCTTCTCAACAACCGACAAAGAAGAAGTGTACCTTAATCTGGTCCTCGAGTTTGTTCCTGAAACTGTAAATCGTATGGCAAGGCATTACAGCAGGTTGAACCAGCGAATGCCCTTAATATACGTCAAACTTTATACCTATCAG ATATGCAGGGCCCTCGCTTATATTCATAACTGCATCGGTATTTGTCACCGTGACATCAAGCCTCAAAACTTACTT GTGAATCCCCATACACATCAGCTGAAATTGTGTGATTTTGGAAGTGCAAAAGTTTTG GTAAAAGGAGAACCTAATGTTTCGTACATTTGTTCAAGATACTATCGTGCACCAGAACTCATATTCGGGGCCACAGAATATACAACTGCAATAGATATATGGTCTACCGGTTGTGTGATGGCTGAATTGCTTCTTGGGCAG CCCTTGTTTCCTGGAGAGAGTGGAGTGGACCAGTTAGTTGAGATCATCAAG GTTTTAGGAACACCAACCAGGGAGGAGATCAAATGCATGAATCCAAACTATACGGAATTTAAATTTCCGCAGATAAAGCCTCATCCATGGCATAAG GTTTTTCAGAAGCATTTACCCCCAGAAGCAGTGGATTTGGTTTGCAGATTTTTTCAGTATTCACCTAATCTACGGTGCACTGCA TTGGAAGCTTGTATCCACCCTTTTTTTGATGAACTGAGAAATCCAGATACCCGTCTACCAAATGGGCGTCCTCTTCCTCCGCTCTTTAATTTTAAGGCACCCG AGCTTGCAGGCATCCCTGCTGAGATTTTACGACGGCTTATTCCAGACCATGCTCGTAAGCAGAACTCATTTATGGCTTTGCATGCCTAG
- the LOC108208829 gene encoding regulator of nonsense transcripts UPF3 isoform X3, translating into MKGVADRTKVVLRHLPPTITQPVLMDQIDDRFGKRYKLISFRPGNNSAKHQICARAYLDFQKPEDVIEFADLFGGHVFVNEKGTRFKTVVEYAPSQRVAKHLSKKDGREGTIYKDPVYMEFLESIAKPIENLPSAEIQLERREAERVGAVKDAPIVTPLMQFVRQKRAAKGGSRQRFLANGKPARTGGISSGTSVSVAVRRGSEKNKYITRDTAKRTGSKEKSAYIIVPKRNDQQIMEKAISDAASGTKIVGEERGLPGTTEMGKKKILLLKGREKEISHASVDLSLKQTTSSPVKNSIGVTAPRQNNQQEASGKIIKGILLNKDLRKNTSMVQFNTRNQVLYQEKDKKVPHSPKEKTFLDANGNNSVKTEKQEKRARNKGRPERGVWTALSRSEGSNASNESLPSANSVHSQSLDPREGGQGDSKKNMLASKREELKHVGRGHHISVDNSSYKHSGRHGLQHNGKDTDGPMIIGEGKPFKKGLSSGYSSHEV; encoded by the exons ATGAAAGGCGTCGCCGATCGCACCAAAGTGGTGCTAAGGCACTTGCCGCCGACGATTACTCAGCCTGTGCTTATGGACCAAATCGATGATAGATTCGGCAAGCGCTACAAATTGATTTCGTTTCGCCCTGGCAACAACAG TGCAAAGCATCAGATCTGTGCTAGAGCCTATTTAGACTTCCAGAAGCCAGAGGATGTTATAGAATTTGCTGACCTCTTCGGTGGACATGTTTTTGTCAATGAAAAAG GAACCCGGTTTAAAACAGTGGTTGAGTACGCTCCTTCACAACGTGTAGCTAAGCATTTGTCTAAAAAGGATGGCCGTGAAGGAACTATATACAAAG ATCCAGTATATATGGAGTTCTTGGAATCTATAGCAAAGCCTATTGAAAATCTTCCCAGTGCTGAAATTCAATTAGAGAGGAGAGAGGCTGAACGAGTTG gtGCTGTAAAGGATGCTCCAATAGTCACACCTCTAATGCAATTTGTTCGTCAGAAAAGAGCTGCCAAGGGTGGATCTCGG CAGAGATTTTTGGCTAATGGGAAGCCTGCCAGGACTGGTGGAATATCATCCGGAACTTCTGTTTCAGTTGCTGTTAGACGGGGTTCTGAGAAAAACAAG TATATTACAAGAGATACTGCAAAAAGAACTGGCAGCAAAGAGAAATCAGCATATATCATTGTCCCCAAACGAAATGACCAACAAATTATGGAAAAAGCTATTTCAGATGCAGCATCAGGAACTAAAATTGTAGGAGAGGAAAGAG GGCTCCCTGGAACAACTGAAATGGGAAAGAAGAAAATATTACTACTGAAGGGCCGAGAAAAAGAAATCTCTCAT GCGTCTGTGGACTTGTCTCTAAAGCAAACTACATCGTCACCTGTTAAAAATTCTATTGGGGTAACTGCTCCCAGACAGAATAACCAACAAGAGGCTAGTGGAAAGATTATAAAAGGCATACTTCTCAATAAAGATTTGCGTAAAAATACTTCCATGGTTCAATTTAATACACGTAACCAGGTTTTATATCAAGAGAAGGATAAAAAAGTACCTCATTCACCAAAAGAGAAGACTTTTCTTGATGCAAATGGAAATAATTCCGTTAAGACTGAGAAGCAGGAGAAGCGTGCAAGAAATAAGGGTAGACCTGAGCGCGGTGTTTGGACTGCTCTTAGTCGGTCAGAGGGATCAAATGCAAGTAATGAGTCATTGCCATCTGCTAATTCGGTGCATTCACAGTCATTAGATCCTAGAGAAG GAGGTCAAGGAGATTCAAAGAAGAACATGTTGGCTTCGAAGAGGGAAGAGCTCAAGCACGTTGGCAGGGGACATCATATTTCAGTTGATAATA GTTCTTATAAACACAGTGGTCGCCATGGGCTTCAACATAATGGAAAGGATACAGATGGCCCTATGATCATTGGGGAAGGAAAACCTTTTAAAAAGGGGCTTTCTTCTGGATATAGCTCTCACGAG GTTTGA